In one Sphingomonas sp. AP4-R1 genomic region, the following are encoded:
- a CDS encoding alpha/beta hydrolase yields the protein MAKISNIILVHGAWADGSSWVKVLPLLAAQGMTVTAVQLPLTAFDADVAAVRRAIALAEGEVVLVGHSYAGAVIGEAGNDPKVARMVYIDAFAPDAGESAGSLFAQFETAPLAAELRPDAEGFLKLSHDGAFNLFAQDLDEREKAAVYATQGPINGAALGGTLTAAAWRDRPVFYMIGDQDHAIPPVEQARMATRMNATIMHVDSSHVPMLSQPQAVADFILSAAA from the coding sequence ATGGCGAAAATTTCCAACATCATTCTGGTTCATGGCGCTTGGGCCGATGGCTCAAGCTGGGTGAAAGTCCTGCCGCTGCTGGCGGCGCAAGGTATGACCGTGACGGCGGTTCAGCTTCCTCTCACGGCCTTCGACGCCGACGTCGCTGCGGTCCGCCGCGCGATTGCTCTGGCGGAAGGCGAGGTCGTCCTAGTCGGGCACAGCTATGCCGGCGCGGTGATCGGTGAGGCGGGCAATGATCCGAAGGTCGCCCGCATGGTCTATATCGACGCCTTCGCGCCCGATGCCGGCGAGTCCGCGGGCTCGCTGTTCGCCCAGTTCGAGACGGCGCCGCTCGCAGCCGAACTACGCCCCGATGCTGAAGGCTTCCTGAAGCTGAGCCACGATGGTGCCTTCAATCTGTTCGCGCAGGATCTCGACGAGCGTGAGAAAGCTGCAGTCTACGCGACGCAGGGCCCCATCAACGGTGCTGCGCTCGGCGGTACACTGACTGCAGCTGCGTGGCGCGATCGGCCGGTCTTCTACATGATTGGCGATCAGGATCACGCGATCCCGCCCGTCGAGCAGGCGCGCATGGCGACGCGGATGAACGCGACCATCATGCACGTCGATAGCAGCCATGTTCCGATGCTGTCGCAGCCGCAGGCGGTTGCCGACTTCATCCTGAGTGCTGCCGCCTGA